The Phycisphaerae bacterium region CTTCGGCAGGGGCTTGGTATCGGTGCTGGGTAGGGGATTGACGAGACATGGCTGATACACTGCAAGACAAGACCGAACCCGCAACCCCGCGACGACGGGAGGAAGCTCGCGAGCGAGGTCAGGTGGCTAGGAGTTCGGACTTCACCTCGGCCGTGGTGCTCCTGGGGGCGATTGTCGTTCTGTACGTGAGTCGGGACACCATCACCGGGCGGTTGCTCGCTGTGCTGCGCCTGTGTCTTGATCCAGATGACACCTCTGCGGTCGACTCCGCTCAGATGGTCCCAATGCTGATGATCGCCGGTCGGGCCGTCGCGGAGATCCTGGCGCCCCTGATGCTGGCGGTGACGATCATCGCCCTGGTGATCTCGTTCGGCCAGGTGGGCGTGGTCTTCTCCTGGGAGACGATCAAGCCGGGCCTGGACAAGATGAATCCCCTCGCCGGCCTCAAGCGGATGTTCAGCGCTCGTTCTTTCGTCCACCTGCTCATGGGCTTGGCCAAGATGTGTGTGCTTGTGGGAGTTGCTTACTACACGCTCCGCGGCAAGCTGAACAGCCTGGCCGAGGCGGCTCTGCTGTCGCATTTGGCCTTGGCTCAGATGACCATCGACCTGGTCTTCACGCTCGGACTTCGCCTGGCGATGGCTTTGCTAGTCCTGGCCATCATTGACCTGGTCTACCAGAAGTGGAAGCTCGAGAAGGACCTGCGGATGACCAAGGAAGAGGTCCGCGAGGAGCTGCGGAGAATGGACGGCGATCCACACATCAAACGTCGCCGGCGCGAGCTGCAGATGCAGTTGGCGATGCGACGGATTCGCGCCGCGGTGCCCAAGGCCGATGTCGTGGTAACCAACCCCACCCACTTCGCGGTGGCCCTCCAGTATGACTCGGAAACGATGTCCGCCCCGACGGTGACGGCTAAGGGAGCCGACCATCTGGCTCAGTTGATCCGCACCTTGGCGATCGAGCATGGCGTGCCGATCGTTGAGCGGCCGCCGCTGGCTCGGGCCCTGTATCAGAGCGTCGAAGTCGGCCAGGAGATCCCCGCCCAATTCTATCGGACCGTGGCGGAGGTCCTGGCTTATGTCTATGAGTTGGCCGGGCAAAGCGACCGGCGCCGCCCGACCACGGCCGCACCGGCGGGTGTTTCATTGAACTGAGGGAACGGTAGTCCATGGCCGGACCGGCATTCATGCAATCGAAGCCCTTCAAGTGGTTGGAAGGCAACCGGGCGATGCTGCTGCCCCTCGGGGCCACGCTGCTGATCTTCGTCCTGCTGGTTCCGCTTCCCACTCAGATGCTCGATGTTCTACTCGCCGGGAACATCACCCTGGCCGCGATCATCATGCTGACCGTGATGTACCTGCGGCATCCCCTGGAGCTTTCCTCGTTCCCCTCGCTGCTGCTGGCCACGACGCTCTTCCGGTTGGTGCTCAACGTCGCCACCACGCGTCTCATCCTGTCCAACGGCCAGTCGGGCATGGACGCCGCTGGCCAAGTGGTCCGGGTCTTCGGCAATTTCGTCACCGCCGGGAACCTCACCGTCGGCGTCATCATCTTCACCATCCTGACGGTGATCCAATTCGCGGTCATCACCAAGGGCGCCACACGTATCGCTGAAGTGGCCGCCCGGTTCACCCTCGATGGCATGCCCGGCAAGCAAATGGCCATTGACGCCGACCTGAACGCGGGCATCATCGACGAGAAGGAAGCCCGCCGCCGACGCGAAGAGATCGCCGCCGAAGCCGACTTCTACGGAGCCATGGACGGGGCCTCGAAGTTCGTCCGCGGCGATGCCGTCGCCGGCCTGATCATCACCCTGGTGAACATCATCGGTGGACTCTACGTCGGCATGGTCGAGCACGGCATGCTGGTCATAGACTGCATCCGGGTCTATACCACGTTGACCATCGGCGATGGACTGGTGGCCGCCATTCCGGCGTTTCTCATCTCCATCTCGGCCGGCATGCTCGTGACCCGGAGCAGCGCCCGCTCGAACCTGGGTGAGGATCTTCTGTCCCAACTCACCGCCCGTCCCGTCGCCCTGGTTCTGGCCGCCGTTTTTCTGGGCTTCCTCTCGCTCACCCCGCTGCCGAAGATCCCCCTGATCGCCCTGGCGGCTGGCTGCGGAGGAGTGGCGTTCTTCCTGACCACTACTCGAGCGACTGCGGCCGCCGACGCCGCCATCAAGGCCAAAGAGGAGGCCAGGAAGCCCGAAAGGGTGGAGTCCCTCCTGACCATTGATCCGATGGAACTGGAGGTGGGTTACGGGCTGATCCGAATTGTCGACCGCAAGCAAGGGGGTGACTTGCTCGATCGGATCACCAACATTCGACGGCAGACCGCCACCGAGTTGGGCATCGTCGTGCCCCCCATTCGCGTCCGCGATCATCTTCGGCTTGAGCCCAACCGGTACGTGGTCAAGCTCCGCGGCGTCGAGGTTGCCCGCGGCGAATGTATGCCCGGTTATCTGCTGGCCATCGATAACGGCCAGGTGAGTGTGCCCGTCCCAGGCCTGGAGACGCGAGAACCGGCGTTCGGCCTGCCCGCCCTCTGGATCAACGAGGACCACAAGGCCGACGCTGAGCAGCGGAACTACACGGTCGTTCCTCCTTCCAGCGTCCTGGCCACCCACCTCAAGGAGATCATCAAGCGATATGCCGATGAGTTGCTGACCCGCGAGCAGACCCACCGACTCCTGGATACCCTCAAGGAGAAGTCGCCCAAGGCGGTCGAGGACGTGATCCCCGAGGTCGTCAAAGTGGGGGAAGTGCAGAGGGTCCTGCAGAACCTGCTTCGCGAACGGGTGCCGGTCCGCGACCTCGAGACCATCCTCGAGACCATGGCCGAATGGGCACCTCGTACCAAGGACACGGACATTCTCTCAGAATATGCCAGGAATGCTCTGGCAAGAACGATCTGTCAGATGTATAAGGACGACAAGAACATGGTCCGCGTGGTGACGCTGGACCCGAAACTGGAGGATCTGGTCGGCGCTCACATCGAGCGCAGCGAACGCGGAGCGTTTCTGAACTTGCCGCCCGAGACTCAGAATCGGCTGGTTCGGGCCATCCGCGATCGCGTCGAGCAGTCAACACCCAGTGCAGGAGGCCAAACGGTGGCGGTCCTCTGCTCGCCGCAGATCAGGATGTGGGTGCGGCGACTCATCGAACCCTCCCTGCAACACGTTCCGGTGTTGGCCTACAACGAAATTGTTCGTGGTATCGAGGTGCAGTCCCTGGGATTGGTGGTACTGAACGATGGAGCTTAAGACCTATCAGGCTCACTCGATGGCCGAGGCTCTTGAGAAGGTTAAGCGCGAACTCGGCCCCGACGCGGTTATCCTGAACACCCGAACCATTCGCAGGGGGGGCGTACTCGGCGTCGGGGCGAGAGACGTCATCGAGATCACCGCCAGCCGCGATCGCAACGCTCTGCCGGCCGTCGAACGACGGGCGATGGCCTATCGGGCGGCCAGCGCTGCGGGGCGACCTTCCCCCGCCGCCGAGCCCCTTCGATCAGCATCCAGCCGCCCCTCGCTTCAGCCTCCCTCATCGCAACCTCTGGTCCAAAAAGATCTTAGCGCTGAGGAGGGGCTCGGTGATCGAGGTTCGACCCAGGTTTCGGCTTTCACCTCCGGGCTGCGCGACGAGATGCGCGAAATTCGGGGCATGGTCAGCGAGCTGCTCAATCGACCGACCGTGGCCGCTCCCGCCGCACCGGCCGTGCCCGCCGAGTTCCAGGACTACTACACCCGCCTGCTTCAGAACGCTGTGGCCGAGGAACTGGCCCGCGAAGTCATCGCCAAGGCTCGTGAGCGCCTCGACGATTGCCGCACCCGAATCCTGTCTGGAGTGGCCGCCCGACTCGACCACGCCCAGGCGGAGGAGAAAGTCGCCGCGAAGCTGAACGAGCTCATTCCCGCGGTGCTCTCCGAGTGCATCGAACGCATGCTCCCCGCAGCCGAGCCGGTGACCGGTGAGGCCGGCGATCCACCCAAGGTCATGGCGCTGGTCGGACCGACAGGCGTGGGTAAGACGACGACCATTGCCAAACTCGCCGCCCAATTCCGTCTGCGTGAACACAAGACCGTCGGCCTGATCACGATTGACACCTACCGGATCGCGGCCGTAGACCAGCTGAAGGCCTACGCCGACATCATGAGTCTCCCCCTGGAAGTGGTGTTTACCCCAGAGGAACTTGGTGCCGCGATCGTCAAACTGCGTCACTGCGACCTCATCCTGATCGATACCTCCGGGCGCAGCCATCGCGACCTGCAGCGATTGGGCGAGTTGCGGGCCTTCTTGGACGCCGCCCGCCGGGCAGCGGAACCGTCGCGGAAACCCCGGGGTCAGGCCGCCCGGCTCAAACACGCGACCGGCGACACTCCCAAGCGTGGTTCCGGGCGCGGGGCAGCGTCGGCCAAGAAGCGACTCGAAGTCCATCTGCTTCTGTCCTGCACATGTCACCAGGATCAGCTGCTCCAGGTGGCCGAGCGGTTCGCCGCTCTGGACGTCGATCGGGTGGTGTTTACCAAGTTGGACGAAGCGGTCGGCTTGGGCGTGATCCTCAACGTCGCCAGTCGTCTTAAATGGCGCATGTCCTACTTGACGACCGGGCAGGAAGTGCCGGATGATATTGAAATAGGGCATCGGCGGCGGATCGCGGAGATGCTGCTGCGTCCAGAGTCGGATGCGACGGCCGAGGGCCGCTCATCCTCGACCCAAGCCGGCATCGCGTCCGTGGATCAGCTCGCATAGGACCTCGGGGTCGGGGGTGTACGACCGGAGGCCAGGATGTTCCGACATGAGGGTGGTAGTGGTCGCCTCGATCAGGCGAGCCGCTTGCGCCGCATGATGACCGTACCGGAGGCGACCGCCTCGCCGGACCATCCTGCCGCTCATGTCATTGCTGTGGTCAGCGGCAAGGGCGGCGTGGGCAAAACGTTTATTTCCGCCAATCTCGCGATCGCTCTTTCTGCCCGTGGTCATCGGGTCGTTCTCTTCGACCTCGACATGGGCTTGGCTAACACCGACATCATCCTGGGTGTCGAGGCCGCGGTTACCTGGCCCGAAGTGCTCGGGGGTCGTCGCTCGCCCGGCGAGGTGATCATTCAGGGACCCGGTGACATCGCCTTCGTGCCCGGCGCGTCGGGTATGGCCAATATCGCCAACCTCTCCGAGTTCGAGCGCCACCAGCTCCTGGCGGTCATGGAGGAAATCGAGAGTCGCTACCATGTCTGCATCCTGGACTGCGGGGCGGGCATCTCCCGCAACGTCGTGACACTGGCCGCCTCCGCGGATACCCTCCTGGTGGTGACCACGCCCGAGCCGACCGCCGTCACCGACGCCTACGCCACAATCAAGGCATTCGCTCAGGAGAGACAGCGCGCCGCCGATTCTGGTATGGGCGGTTCCATGGGTGTGATCGTCAATCAGGCACTCAGTCGCCGGGAGGGCCGGGACACCTACGAGCGCCTGGCCGGTGTCGCCGCGCGCTTCCTGCATGTACCGGTCACCGACTACGGCTATATCCTCGTCGACGAACATGTTCCCGCCGCCGTTCGTCAGCGCCGCCCGGTCCTGCTCGATTACCCCCGATGCGCGGCCAGCAGCTGCATCATGGCCACGGCCGGGCGGCTCTCCCGCGAGTTGGGCCGTCCGGAAGCCCGGCAGAGCCTGTTTTATCGGGTCATTAGCCTGTTCATCTGACCCGCCCGGTGACCTTGCCCCGGCCGCTGTTTTTGAGTTAAAGCTATCGATCGCCAGTGCCGTTACTCTTGAAACGATGATTCACGGCGACAAGGACGTTGCGTGATGATCAGACTCTGTGGAGCTTGCTTAGCTCTATTCGCGTTCTCGATCACGGTCCTGCTGGGTCTATCCGCCGGCAACCCGATCGAGGTGATTCTCCCTCGGGCAATTTGGGCGCTCGTTCTGTTCTGTGCAATCGGTTTGAGTGCTGGTTGGGTGGGCAGTCGCATACTCGATGAGCACGCCCTGCGGCGCAGTCGCGAGATGTTCACGGAAGTGGACGAATCCGAGGCTCAGCATGAGCCCCAGGCGCCAGGCGGAGATGCCGGCGCTGCCAAGACACCTGTGGGGCAAAAACGAGCCGAGGTGAGGGCGGGTGCAGGTACGGCCGCTCCCGCGGGCGCCACATCAAGCGCAAGAGCGCCTGCCACGGCCGGTGGGGGACCCCGGTGACCTGAACGGCTCGCCAGGGGTGGCTGATCAACGACCTATGGGGAGGTGATGGATGGCCGACCTCGATACGGACATCCAGCAGGTCTGGTTGGATTACAAACAAAGTGGTGATCGCCGGTTGCGGAATATGCTCATGGAGCATTACCTGCCCCTCGTTCGCTACACCGCCGAGCGGGTGGCCACCAAGCTACCCAGCGAGGTAGATACCGACGACCTCGTTTCCGCCGGCACGTTCGGGCTCCTCGACGCCATCGAAGCCTTCGATCTCAGCCGCGGCGTCAAGTTCGAGACCTACTGCTCCGCACGCATCCGCGGCGCAATCCTCGACGAGCTCCGAACCATGGATTGGGTGCCGCGGCTTGTTCGCAGCCGGGCTCATCGGCTTGAGGTCGCCACTAAAGCCCTCCGAGCAGAATTGGGGCGACTTCCCTCCGACGATGAGGTGGCGCATCGATTGGGACTCAGCAAGGCCGAGTTTCACAAGCTCATGCGCGACGCCAACGCCGTGTCGCTCGTCTCGCTCTCACGCAAGTACCACGACGAAGATTCCACCCGCGAACTCCAGGAGATCGACGTCCTCGAGGACCGCCAGAGCGAAGACCCCTTCAACGAACTGCAGAAACGCGACATGCGCGACGTCATCATGAGCGGCCTGAGTCGTATCGAACGACTCATCGTCGTGCTCTATTACTACGAGCAGATGACCATGAAGGAGATCGGCTCGACCCTCGACCTCTCCGAAAGCCGGGTGAGCCAGCTTCATTCCAGCATCCTCAGTCGGCTGACGCATCAACTCATCCGCAAGTCCTAGCCGGACAGAGTACTCATGGTGGATGGTCAGCCGCTCCCCTGGCTCCTGTTCCGCAACCACGTTAGACTGTCCTGTGTTTCAGTCCCGCTTGCTCGTGATCGGGGAGGGTCCGACCATGCAACCCACGGTTCAGCGAAGAGACCTGCTGAAGGCCGGAGCTGCCGCTGCAATGGCTGCAGCCATCTCGGGTCGACTGCCCGGTGCCCTGGGACAGGCGTCGACCACCGCACCCGCCCGGCCAGGCCGTATCTGGGCCGATCTCCTCCACCTCAGCTACAACATGTGGTGCGACTGGGATTCACCCGCCTGGAAGGGGCTCTATGGTGCATACCGGCCGGAGCTTCGCTTCGACGAGACTCTGTGGAATGACCTGCTGAAACGGATGGTCGACGCCGGCCTGAACATGGTGGTCATCGACCTGGGCGACGGGGTGCAGTACCGAAGCCATCCCGAAATCGCGGTCAGAGGCGCCTGGCCAATCGAGAAGCTCAGGACTGAGTTGGCTCGACTGCGTAGGATGGGGCTTGAGCCGATCCCGAAGATGAATTTCTCGGCCACCCACGATGCCTGGTTGGGCAAGTACGCCCGCGCCGTCTCAACCGATGCCTACTACACAGTCTGCCGAGACCTCATCATCGAGGCCATCGAGCTGTTCGACAAGCCGCGGTTCTTCCACCTGGGCATGGACGAGGAGACCGCCGAACACCAGCGCGAGTACCAGTACGCCGTCATCCGCCAGCACGATCTTTGGTGGCACGATTTCCTGTTCTACGTTGAGCAGATCGAGCGGGCTGGCTCGCGGGCCTGGATCTGGTCGGATTATCTGTGGAAGCACGCCGAGCCGTTCTTTAGGAAGATGCCCAGGAGTGTCCTTCAGTCCAATTGGTACTACGGCGACAAGTTCGAGAACGACGTGACCGCCGCCAAGGCATACCTCGATCTTGAGAAGCACGGCTACGAGCAAGTGCCAACAGGAAGCAATTGGTCGAGCTCCAACAACTTCCGCCTCACCGTGGACTACTGCTCCAAGCACATCGCCAGGGAACGCCTCCTCGGCTTCCTCCAGACCGCCTGGCACCCGACGCTCGAAGTCTGCCGAAGAAGGCATGAAGAGGCGATCGATCAGGTTCGTGCGGCGAAGGCGGCCGGAAGATGACAATGAGGCCGTAAGGCACAGATCCGCGACCCGGCCGAGCGACGCAGTGACAATGGACGCCGCTCACGGGCATTTCGGTGACCGATCCGAACGGGCAGCCTGTCAACCGCGCCAAGCTCATGACGTCTCAGCCATTGGATCTCGGCGAGTGGTTCGTGCTCGGCTTCGTCGCCTGCCTGGCCACGCTCGGCGAGGGGGGCTTTCATGGGGGTGGAGGAGGTGGCGGTGGCGGCGGTAATGGACCGGGCACTTGGCCGGGGCAGGGGGCCGGGACGACAGACGAAATCAGGCAGCGGTTTTCCACGAACCTGATGGAGGTCATCGGTGTCGGCCTGGCGGTCATCGCCGTAATCCTGGTCACAGGGTTCCGGGTAATACAGGTCAGCGGTCTCTCCTGTGTCGGTTCTCGGCGTTTCGGCTTACGGCCTCCACGTTCATCCATACACAAACACGTACGTCGCCAGCAGTGCCAGCCCGTCCCATGGAGCTTCCGGAGCGGTGCTCTTGACGCAGGCATCGCTGAGGTAGCCGATCAGCCAGTATCGCTCGGCATGGGTCGGAGCGACGGCGGTGAGGAACTCGATGGCGTGTCCCTCGTCTCCATGGTACCGGTAACGAAGACGCAGGAACTGGAAGGCCAGTCGCTGCAGGGACCTGAAGACCTCTTGCCACTCCTCGGCCTCGGCTTGTTCGAGGAGCCGTTCGACCTCGGCGTCGGTCTGGAGGAGCAGTCTCCTGCGATCGGCTCGAGAGATCGGCCCGCTCGGCAGCGTGACGCGGACGAACAGCCGGGCCTGGCGGCGGATCTTGCGGGCCAGCTTGGCGAAGCCGCTACCTCGCCAGTGCCGGTCCTGCCGCCAGAGCATCTGGAAGTCACCGCTGCCGCCGAGGAGATCCGCCAGTGCGACGAGCATCTGGGAGCGAACGGTGGTATTGCCCGAATGAAGGGCCAGCTCGATCATCTCGTGAACCGCACCCAGTTCCTTCAGATTGGACAAGGCTGCCGCCGCGGCCGCGAGAACCTCGGCATCGTGCTCGCCGGCGAGCAGGCTGCGCAGTTCTCCGGCTGCGGCCGTGTCCTCCGAGCGGCCCAGGGCCTCGACTGCCGCCCGGCGGACCCGGCCGTCCGGATCGTGCAGGGCTCGCTTGAGCAGGACGGTACGATCCTCGATCTCCGCCTGACTGATGGCTTCGATCGACTGGGCCCGAACTGACGCGTCCGGTTCGTGGAGATACCACCGGAGCATGTCCAGGGCTTCGGGGGTACCCAGCCGGCCGAGGGCGAGCAAGGCTTCCCGCCGAATGGCCAGATCTGGGTCGTCCAGCGCGCCCACGATTTCGGGTAGCATCATGTTCCCGTCACGCGGACTGATCCGTCGCAGGGCTCGCACCGCTCGCGAGACGCTCGACGCTGAACCCAGCACACTGATGTTCCAGGTGATCCGCCACAGGTCGCCGGAGATCAGCCGGCCCAACCACGGGCGGACGGCCGTACCCATCGGATCGGGAATGCGGGCCATAAGAGGGATGGTGAGAAAGACTCCGGCGAAAGTGATTATCAGCAATACGTGCATGTAGCACACCGGCTGGCCGCTGGGCAGCTTGAACCATGGAACGACGCGACAGATGTCCGCTAGCCAGCCAGCCAGCAGCGGCCCGAACGCGCTGGCAACGGCCGTCACCGCCTGGAACATGCCCATGTAGAACTCATGCTGCCGGCTTGGCGCCATGGACAGGGCCAGGTTCTGAACCGCCACGGTCTGGCCGCCGAACAGCACTCCGTATGCCGCAGCATTGACCAGCGCGATCCACGTGTAGTTCTCCTCGTTGATGAAGAAGTAGGTGACGTGAGTCAACAGCCCCAATGAACTCAGCAGCCAGACCGTGCGGTGTCCGATCTTGTCCGCAAGTCGACCCCATTGGCTGGCAGCCAGGGCAGTACCCACCGCGTACACGACCCAGACGGCCGAAACCAGCCACAACGCCGCATGACCGCCCAACCAGACGCCGTCCACTTCTTCGCCACGGAGGAACAGCGGCAGGAACACGATGGGCACGTTGTAGAAGAATAGATAAATGCCCTGAGCGATCAGGACGCTGCGAAACGGCTTGTCCCGCAGCGGTGCGAGATACTCGTCGGCCAGCTTTCGCAGGGTGCGACGTTCCGGCGGCGGCCGGACCGGTTCGGGCACCGCGCAGAACAACAGCGGGTCGAGCACCGCCAATGCGGCCATGACCATGAAGACGGCGAAGTACATATGGCGAACGGCCGCTTCACCGCTGGTTCGATCCACGAGGGCGCCGGCCGCGATGGTCACCACCGACTGGCCGAGCAACATCCACCGGTATCGGCGTCCGAAGAAGGTCCCCCGGATCGCGTCCGGGATGAGGTCGGCCATCCAGGACCAGTAACCGGGCGAGGTGAAGACGCTCCCGCCCTGAACCAGGAGCAAGCCAACCATGAATACCCAGATCAGGGTGGTATGCCACTCGCGGTAGCCGGCCAGCAGGGCCACGGCCGCCGAGCCGAACATGCACGAGCGGGCCAAGGCGGTGATGATGATCCAGGTTGCCCGGCGGCGCTGGAGCCGGCAGAAGACGGCCGCCCCGGGCAGTGATGCGGCCGTCGCCAGACTTACCAGGGTGAGGTTCATTCCAATCAGGGTCTTGCTCGCCCCGAGCTGTTCGGCCATGAAGACCGCGGTAATGCCTGCCGTCGGCCACAACACCGCGATCGACATCATGATCGAAGTGCCGCCGAGGATGTTGATGGTCATGGCCCGGGCCAGGCGCAGCGGTCCGATCGGCCGTCCGGCATAGTCTGTCGGCCGTTGAGGCAAGGGGTCCAGCAGTTTGTTGGGCGGGTCTGTACCTCCCATGAGTCAGCGATTCTAGAGAAAAGCACGGTGGGAGCAAGCCAGGCGAGGAAACAAGGCTGGCGGACAAGTAGTTGGGGAGGGAGCATCGGCCGTCGGGCGGCACGCCCCGTGAAGACGGCGTGTTCTGCGGTTGTTCGGGTGCGGTAGTAGAATGCCCTCGCCTTCGGATGGCAGCAGCCGCTGCCCCATTCTCAGAAGGCGAGGATGTCGAATGATCTCTGTCGCGATGCTCATTGTACTCCTGTTCGTCATCCTCGCGGCCCCAGGCGTGCTGGTGGGGGTTCGTCTCCCGGGGTGGCGACCTTGTCTGCGTCGGTGGCATGGGGATAGAGTATGCCCGGGTGGATGGCCGCTCGTGCATGGACGCGGTCGGTTCTCGATCCAGAGTTGCGTGAACGCGAGGTGCGGAACATGAATAACCATACACAACCGTGCAGTAGTGCTGCGGAAGCCTCTCCTCGTTCGGCGGACTGCTGCACAGGGATGTGCCGCCGTGACGTGCTGAAGGTGGCCGGTCTGGCCATGGCAAACGCGGCCATATCGGGGATGCCGGTCATGGCTGGTCCGTTTGAAGCGTCCGACTTTGAGAGACTCGTTCCGGCCGACAAGAAGCTCCATCCCGATTGGGTGAAGTCGCTTTTCGCCCGCGGGTCGCAGGCGGTGTATCGCGGCGCCGATCTGGAGAAGATTGGCATGCCCGTCGGCGGGATCTGTACGGGCCAGCTTTACCTCGGAGGCGATGGCCGGCTCTGGCACTGGGATATCTTCAACGAAGTGACCGGCACGGGGGCCGAACACTACGCACAGCCAATGGCTCCCTCCTCACCTCTGGAGCACGGCTTCGCCCTCCGCATCACTTCGGGCGGTCTATCGCGGGTCCGCACGTTGGACCGCGCTGGCTGGAAGGACGTCTCGTTTCTTGGAGAGTACCCCGTAGGTCATGTCGAGTACCGGGATGATAGCTCGGCCGTGGCCGTGTCGCTCGACGCGTTCTCGCCCTTCATTCCGCTCAACGCCGACGATTCCGCATTGCCTGCCACGGTGATGCGTTTCACCATCAAGAACAGCGGTGCGGAGAAGGTCAATGTGGAGCTGGCCGGCTGGCTCGAAAACGCAGTTGGCCTGCGTAGCGAACAATCGTTTGCAGGCGTGCGGCGCAATCGGATCGTTCGCCTGGGTGGACTCACCTGTCTCGAGTGCGACATGGAGCCGCTAGCCGAGAAGCCGTCGGCGTCGAGGAGGCCGGATCTCGTTTTCGAGGATTTCGAGCGGCAGACCTACGAAGGCTGGACCGCCACCGGCACCGCCTTCGGTCCCGGCCCGATCGAGAAGAGCAAGATGCCTGTTTACCAGGGCGACGTCGGCTCGAAGGGCGAGCGCCTGGTCAACACGCACAACACGCGCAACGGCGAGGAAGTCGGTGCGGGCGACGCTCATGTCGGCACGCTGACCAGCAAGCCATTCACCATCGAGCGCGACTTCATCTCGTTCCTGATCGGCGGCGGAGCCCACAAAGGCAAGACCTGCATCAACTTGTTGATCGACGACAAAGTGGTGCGCACTCTGACCGGCTGGAACGACAATCGCATGAATCCCGGCGGCTGGGACATCCGGCCATGGGCGGGCAAGACGGCCAGGCTGCAGATCGTGGACAACGAGAAGGGCGGCTGGGGCAATATCGGCATCGATCAGATCGTGTTCACCGATACGCCGCAGGGCCCGGGCGGCAAGCTAAGCGACCAGCCCGATTTCGGCACGATGGGGCTAGCCCTGCTCGAACCTCAAGCCAGCGACCTCGCGACGGCCGTCACACCAGAACGCAACGGCGACGCCGCGCTGTTCCCGGATCGAACTGCCGCATCCGACGCTTCGCCGGCCTCCACTTCGGCCGGTAAACTGATCGGCGCCCTCGGCCGTACCCTGAGCCTCGCTCCGCAGGCGTCCGCCAC contains the following coding sequences:
- a CDS encoding MFS transporter; the protein is MGGTDPPNKLLDPLPQRPTDYAGRPIGPLRLARAMTINILGGTSIMMSIAVLWPTAGITAVFMAEQLGASKTLIGMNLTLVSLATAASLPGAAVFCRLQRRRATWIIITALARSCMFGSAAVALLAGYREWHTTLIWVFMVGLLLVQGGSVFTSPGYWSWMADLIPDAIRGTFFGRRYRWMLLGQSVVTIAAGALVDRTSGEAAVRHMYFAVFMVMAALAVLDPLLFCAVPEPVRPPPERRTLRKLADEYLAPLRDKPFRSVLIAQGIYLFFYNVPIVFLPLFLRGEEVDGVWLGGHAALWLVSAVWVVYAVGTALAASQWGRLADKIGHRTVWLLSSLGLLTHVTYFFINEENYTWIALVNAAAYGVLFGGQTVAVQNLALSMAPSRQHEFYMGMFQAVTAVASAFGPLLAGWLADICRVVPWFKLPSGQPVCYMHVLLIITFAGVFLTIPLMARIPDPMGTAVRPWLGRLISGDLWRITWNISVLGSASSVSRAVRALRRISPRDGNMMLPEIVGALDDPDLAIRREALLALGRLGTPEALDMLRWYLHEPDASVRAQSIEAISQAEIEDRTVLLKRALHDPDGRVRRAAVEALGRSEDTAAAGELRSLLAGEHDAEVLAAAAAALSNLKELGAVHEMIELALHSGNTTVRSQMLVALADLLGGSGDFQMLWRQDRHWRGSGFAKLARKIRRQARLFVRVTLPSGPISRADRRRLLLQTDAEVERLLEQAEAEEWQEVFRSLQRLAFQFLRLRYRYHGDEGHAIEFLTAVAPTHAERYWLIGYLSDACVKSTAPEAPWDGLALLATYVFVYG